From Clarias gariepinus isolate MV-2021 ecotype Netherlands chromosome 2, CGAR_prim_01v2, whole genome shotgun sequence, one genomic window encodes:
- the LOC128517285 gene encoding trace amine-associated receptor 13c-like codes for MNLTEFNQTDRCKHSFCSERSVSLVLYILLYVCSAAVVLLTVCGNLLVIVSIFHFKQLHTPTNTLVLSLAVSDFFIGAFVMTPMFTWSIETCWIFGRIFCIAFWLTDGVLITISIYNIALIAIDRYLALSNPFLYTNTISRRTMCIVIYSNLHVCLMYNTIFYYFSGIFTSSVMCPGECFIFFNDVYSVIDLIYTFVFPLSIIIIFYTLVFMIAKKHATAIRELNNHTRPKTQKIASHTMKSERKAAKVLGILVAVFLMCLFPYFIYSLLGDVVELQADTIHKLLIILHLNSTINPFIYALFYPWFRRCIKIIITLQIFQTDSALISVLS; via the coding sequence ATGAACCTGACAGAGTTTAATCAGACTGATCGCTGTAAACATTCCTTTTGTTCGGAAAGATCTGTCTCTCTTGTACTTTATATCTTACTGTACGTGTGTTCAGCTGCTGTGGTTCTGCTAACAGTGTGTGGAAATCTGCTTGTCATTGTGTCCATTTTTCACttcaagcagcttcacacaccaaCAAACACACTTGTGCTCTCTCTGGCTGTGTCAGATTTCTTTATTGGTGCTTTTGTAATGACTCCGATGTTCACTTGGTCAATTGAGACATGCTGGATATTTGGGAGAATTTTCTGCATTGCTTTTTGGCTAACTGACGGTGTCCTCATAACAATATCCATCTATAATATTGCTCTGATTGCAATAGATCGGTATTTGGCTCTCTCAAACCCATTTCTCTATACTAACACAATCTCTAGGAGGACTATGTGCATTGTTATTTATTCTAACTtgcatgtgtgtttgatgtataacacaatattttattatttcagtgGAATCTTTACAAGTTCTGTGATGTGTCCTGGAGAGTGTTTCAtcttttttaatgatgtttattctgtaattgatcttatatatacatttgtttttccactttcaattataatcatattttatacTCTAGTTTTTATGattgctaagaaacatgccactgctatcagagagcttaataatcacacacggcctaaaacacagaaaatcgcttcacacacaatgaaatctgagagaaaagcagcGAAAGTCCTCGGCATTTTAGTGGCTGTGTTTCTGATGtgtttatttccatattttatCTACAGTTTATTAGGAGATGTTGTTGAACTACAAGCAGACACTATTCATAAATTGTTAATTATTCTGCACCTTAATTCCAccattaatccatttatttatgctctgttttacccatggtttaggaggtgcattaaaataattataactcTGCAAATATTCCAAACAGACTCTGCATTAATCAGTGTTCTTTCATGA